The stretch of DNA GATCATGATGGCGCGGTCACCCTTCTCACGGACGGAACGTCCATCTGGGACGGTCAGGGCATAAAAATTCTACCCTCATATCCAATGGCAATTGAAAGCCAAACGGAGGCTTATCCAGGGAAGACCTTCCATGTTCTGCTATTGCCTTTTTTTCGCTCCTGTGATAACGGTTTCCCGCGTCAAAATGTTCATTCCATAACAATCGACCGCCTCAAAAAACCCGGGAAACGGTCGTGATTGAAAAGCGGTAAATTCTGATTTTTTGGGAATTCATCAAAATTGCCGGGAGGGAAAGTCTGGGCGGTCAATCCCATATTCCCGTCAGGCACATCGCTTCCAAATCTGCGGAGCGTTTTCGCGGACGGTATCCCCTGAACCACTGGAGATTCGAACCCGCAATGGGCCATCCGTTTCCTAAACTATTGAGATTGAAAAGATAATTTATGATGGAACCGATTACAGTCGTTAAAGGTTTTAAGGATATTCTGCCCGAAGAAAGCCGGAACTGGCAGAAAATTGAGCAGTTCGCCCGTAAAATATTCGGGGACTTCGGTTTCCTGGAAATCCGGCTCCCCATTCTGGAAAAGACCGAACTTTTCACCCGGGGAATCGGCGATACCACGGATATCGTGGAAAAGGAAATGTACACGTTCAGCGATAGAGGCGGGGAAAGGCTTACCCTGCGCCCGGAGGCGACGGCCTCGGTGCTGCGTGCCTATATCGAACATAATCTGTACAATCGGAACGCCGTCACGCGCCTGTTCACCATCGGCCCCATGTTCCGCCGGGAACGCCCCCAAAAAGGGCGCTATCGCCAGTTCCACCAGATCAATGTGGAGGTTCTCGGTGCCGACGACCCCCGGATCGACGCGGAGGTGATCCTGATGCTTGTCCACTTCCTCAGGGGGGTGGGACTCGGCAATCTGAACCTGGATATCAATTCGTTGGGATGCCCCGAATGCCGGACCATCTTCCGGGAAAGGGTCATCGCCTTTTTGCGTGACACGGAGGGCGATCTTTGCGCGGACTGCCGGCGCAGGCTTCACGCCAATCCCCTGCGGGTTTTCGACTGCAAAAATGAAACCTGCGCCCGGATCATCGAGGACGCCCCCAACATCCTGGATTTCATCTGCAATGACTGCAGGAACCATTTCGAAAGGGTCCAGTCTTCCCTGGAACTGTTCGGCCTACCCTACCGCATCAACCACCGAATGGTCCGGGGACTCGACTACTACACCCGAACCACCTTCGAAGTCACGATTCCCGACATGGGAGCCCAGAACGCCGTCGTCGGGGGCGGGCGTTATGACGGACTCGTCCGGGACCTAGGCGGTCCGGATATTCCCGGTATCGGCTTCGCCGTCGGTTTTGAGCGCCTCATGGCCCTTTTGCCGGAAGAACAAAACGAGCCGCCGGCCGTGCCTCTGCTTTTTGTCGCGGCACTCGGCGAC from Deltaproteobacteria bacterium encodes:
- a CDS encoding histidine--tRNA ligase is translated as MEPITVVKGFKDILPEESRNWQKIEQFARKIFGDFGFLEIRLPILEKTELFTRGIGDTTDIVEKEMYTFSDRGGERLTLRPEATASVLRAYIEHNLYNRNAVTRLFTIGPMFRRERPQKGRYRQFHQINVEVLGADDPRIDAEVILMLVHFLRGVGLGNLNLDINSLGCPECRTIFRERVIAFLRDTEGDLCADCRRRLHANPLRVFDCKNETCARIIEDAPNILDFICNDCRNHFERVQSSLELFGLPYRINHRMVRGLDYYTRTTFEVTIPDMGAQNAVVGGGRYDGLVRDLGGPDIPGIGFAVGFERLMALLPEEQNEPPAVPLLFVAALGDKAQEYAFSLCNRLRLRGVQAEMDYTGKSLKSQMKKANKLSSPYTLILGEREMESGQGELRDMRSSSQRSIPLDRLEDTLMELGK